From the Campylobacter concisus genome, the window CTTGGGTGCATAACGCGTCTTTCTACCAAAATAGTAGCTGTTTTATCTCCAGCTTTTTGTAAAACAACACCTTGAATTTCTCTTTTTAATGCCATTTTACGCCCCTTGTCTTGTTGCACTAATTGCAGTGTTGATCTGAGCTATCTCTTTGCGAACAGCACTAATCTCATTAGGGTTGCTTAACTGCATAGTTTTTAGCTTTTGTCTTAAAGTAAATAAAAGCACCTTTTTCTCTTTTAGCAACGCGTTTAATTCTGCAACGCTCTTATCTTTTAACTCAGTATATTTCATTTTCACTCTCTCGCGTTACAAATTTTGATTTGAAAGGAAGTTTGTGTAAAGCCAAAGTTAGAGCTTCACGAGCTAGCTCTTCGCTAACACCAGCCATTTCAAATATTATACGACCAGGTTTGATATTCATAACCCACTCTTCAACTCCAGCCTTACCTTTACCCATACGAGTTTGTAGAGGCTTTTTAGTAAGTGGCTTATCAGGGAAAACCCTAATCCAAATTTTAGCCTGTCTCTTTACGTGACGAGTTAGAGCTTGACGAGCAGCTTCTATTTGGCGTGAATTTATTCTACCAGCTTCAACAGCCTTAAGTGCAAATTCGCCAGTTGCTAAAGATGCTCCACGAGTCGCATAACCACGGTTGCGACCTTTCATTTGCTTACGAAATTTCGTTCTTTTAGGCATCAACATAATTATTTACCTCTTCTTGCTCTACGTGTTTTCTTAGGTGTCTCTTCTTCAGTTTTCTCGGGTTGAACACCTTTTTGAAGAACCTCACCTTTAAAAATCCATACTTTAATACCTATGTTTCCATAAGTTGTATGAGCCTCAGCTACACCGTAATCGATCTTCGCTCTAAGAGTATGAAGCGGAACGCGACCTTCTAGATACCACTCGGTTCTTGCCATCTCAGCGCCACCTAAACGACCAGCAACTGAAATTTTGATACCTTTAGCGCCTGATTTTTGAGCGCCTTGGATAACTTTTTTCATAGCACGTCTAAATGCGACACGCTTTTCAAGTTGCATAGCTACGTTTTCAGCAGCAAGTTGAGCTGAAGCTTGAGCTTTTCTTTCTTCTTTGATATTTACATTTACTTCTTTACCGATAAGTTTACTAACTTCGTTCTTTAGGTTTTCAACATCTTGACCTTTTTTGCCAATGATGATGCCAGGACGAGCTGCAACTACGGTTACACGAAGTTTTTTAGCCGTTCTTTCGATTAGAATTTGGCTAATTCCTGCATAGTAAAGTTTTTTCTTTAAAAATGCACGAATTTTGTAATCTTCACCGATATTTTCAGGAAGACTTTGTTTGGTTGGAAACCATCTAGATTCCCAGTTGCGGTTAATTCCTAGTCTAAGACCTATTGGATTTACTTTTTGTCCCATATTATGCTTCCTTCTTTTCAGGTTTAGATACTTCTACCATTACATGAGAAGTAGGTTTGCGAATTTTGCTCGCTGTTCCTCTTGCTCTTGGTCTAAATCTCTTTAATACAGGACCAGCGTCAACGCGGCAACTAGTTACTACAACCTCTTCTGGCTCAAATCCGCCATTTGCTACTGCTGAGCTAATAGCGTTTGCTATAAATTTAGCACCACGATTTGGCATAAATTGCAAGCTTGCAAGTGCTAGCTCGGCATTCATGCCTTGAACTTCTCTTGCTATAAGTCTTGCTTTTGTAGGAGAAAGTCTTACGAATTTTATAATTGCTCTACTCATATCATCTCCCCTTACTTGCCGATTTTCTTTTGCACTGAGCCTTTGTGACCCTTAAATGTGCGTGTTGGAGCAAATTCGCCAAGTTTATAGCCTATATGATTTTCTGTAACATATACAGGAATAAAGCTCTTGCCATTATGAACGTTAAATGTTAGTCCAATCATTTCAGGTACAATCGTGCTACGTCTTGACCAAGTCTTGATTGGTTTGTTATCGTTTGCATTTTTTGCGGCAATAACTTTTTTCATTACATGATCATCTACGAAAGGACCTTTTTTGAGTGATCTTGCCATCTCTATTTTCCTTTCCTTCTTGAAATTATAAGCTTATCGCTAGCTTTTTTACGGCGAGTCTTAGCACCTTTAGTTGGTTTACCCCATGGAGTAACTGGGTGACGGCCTGAATTTTTCTTACCTTCACCACCACCGTGTGGGTGATCAACTGGGTTCATAGCAGAACCACGTGTTTGTGGGCGGATACCGCGGTGGCGATTACGTCCGGCCTTACCGATAGTGATGTTGGCCCAATCTTCGTTGCCAACTACACCGATACTTGCCATACACTCAGCTAGTACTTGTCTCATCTCGCCACTTGGCATTCTTAAGATAACATACTTCTCTTCTTTACCCATTAGCTGAGCATAACCGCCAGCTGAACGAGCTATCTGAGCGCCTTTACCAGGTTTTAGCTCTACGTTATGAACGATAGTACCAACTGGGATAAATCTTAGTTTCATAGCGTTGCCTGGTTTAATATCTAGTGAGCCCTCATCGATAGATGCGATAACGTCACCGACATTTAGGCCATTTGGTCTAATGATATAGCGCTTTTCACCATCTTTGTAAGCTATAAGAGCGATACGGCAGTTTCTGTTTGGATCGTACTCGATCGCTTCAACCTTACCTTCTATACCAAATTTACGACGTTTAAAGTCGATGATACGATAAAGTTTTTTTGCACCTGCCTCTTTATGTCTTGAAGTTATACGACCATTGTTATTTCTACCGCCAGATGCAGGTAGTTTAATAAGCAAGCTTCTAACGCTTGGCTTGGCTGTTATATCTTCAGAGCTTAGTCCAGTGATATATCTGCGACTAGGTGTATATGGTTTATATGATTTTATAGCCATCTTACGCCTC encodes:
- the rpmC gene encoding 50S ribosomal protein L29, producing the protein MKYTELKDKSVAELNALLKEKKVLLFTLRQKLKTMQLSNPNEISAVRKEIAQINTAISATRQGA
- the rplP gene encoding 50S ribosomal protein L16 is translated as MLMPKRTKFRKQMKGRNRGYATRGASLATGEFALKAVEAGRINSRQIEAARQALTRHVKRQAKIWIRVFPDKPLTKKPLQTRMGKGKAGVEEWVMNIKPGRIIFEMAGVSEELAREALTLALHKLPFKSKFVTRESENEIY
- the rpsC gene encoding 30S ribosomal protein S3; the protein is MGQKVNPIGLRLGINRNWESRWFPTKQSLPENIGEDYKIRAFLKKKLYYAGISQILIERTAKKLRVTVVAARPGIIIGKKGQDVENLKNEVSKLIGKEVNVNIKEERKAQASAQLAAENVAMQLEKRVAFRRAMKKVIQGAQKSGAKGIKISVAGRLGGAEMARTEWYLEGRVPLHTLRAKIDYGVAEAHTTYGNIGIKVWIFKGEVLQKGVQPEKTEEETPKKTRRARRGK
- the rplV gene encoding 50S ribosomal protein L22 — protein: MSRAIIKFVRLSPTKARLIAREVQGMNAELALASLQFMPNRGAKFIANAISSAVANGGFEPEEVVVTSCRVDAGPVLKRFRPRARGTASKIRKPTSHVMVEVSKPEKKEA
- the rpsS gene encoding 30S ribosomal protein S19 codes for the protein MARSLKKGPFVDDHVMKKVIAAKNANDNKPIKTWSRRSTIVPEMIGLTFNVHNGKSFIPVYVTENHIGYKLGEFAPTRTFKGHKGSVQKKIGK
- the rplB gene encoding 50S ribosomal protein L2: MAIKSYKPYTPSRRYITGLSSEDITAKPSVRSLLIKLPASGGRNNNGRITSRHKEAGAKKLYRIIDFKRRKFGIEGKVEAIEYDPNRNCRIALIAYKDGEKRYIIRPNGLNVGDVIASIDEGSLDIKPGNAMKLRFIPVGTIVHNVELKPGKGAQIARSAGGYAQLMGKEEKYVILRMPSGEMRQVLAECMASIGVVGNEDWANITIGKAGRNRHRGIRPQTRGSAMNPVDHPHGGGEGKKNSGRHPVTPWGKPTKGAKTRRKKASDKLIISRRKGK